One Papio anubis isolate 15944 chromosome 9, Panubis1.0, whole genome shotgun sequence genomic window carries:
- the RARG gene encoding retinoic acid receptor gamma isoform X5: protein MVPSSPSPPPPPRVYKPCFVCNDKSSGYHYGVSSCEGCKGFFRRSIQKNMVYTCHRDKNCIINKVTRNRCQYCRLQKCFEVGMSKEAVRNDRNKKKKEVKEEGSPDSYELSPQLEELITKVSKAHQETFPSLCQLGKYTTNSSADHRVQLDLGLWDKFSELATKCIIKIVEFAKRLPGFTGLSIADQITLLKAACLDILMLRICTRYTPEQDTMTFSDGLTLNRTQMHNAGFGPLTDLVFAFAGQLLPLEMDDTETGLLSAICLICGDRMDLEEPEKVDKLQEPLLEALRLYARRRRPSQPYMFPRMLMKITDLRGISTKGAERAITLKMEIPGPMPPLIREMLENPEMFEDDSSQPGPHPNASSEDEVPGGQGKGGLKSPA, encoded by the exons ATGGTGCCCAGCTCGCCCTCGCCCCCTCCGCCTCCTCGGGTCTACAAGCCATGCTTCGTGTGCAATGACAAGTCCTCTGGCTACCACTATGGGGTCAGCTCTTGTGAAGGCTGCAAG GGCTTCTTTCGCCGAAGCATCCAGAAGAACATGGTGTACACGTGTCATCGAGACAAAAACTGTATCATCAACAAGGTGACCAGGAATCGCTGCCAGTACTGCCGGCTACAGAAGTGCTTCGAAGTGGGCATGTCCAAGGAAG CTGTGCGAAATGACCggaacaagaagaagaaagaggtgaAGGAAGAAGGGTCACCTGACAGCTATGAGCTGAGCCCCCAATTAGAAGAGCTCATCACCAAGGTCAGCAAAGCCCATCAGGAGACCTTCCCCTCGCTCTGCCAGCTGGGCAAGTATACCACG AACTCCAGTGCAGACCACCGCGTGCAGCTAGATCTGGGGCTGTGGGACAAGTTCAGTGAGCTGGCCACCAAGTGCATCATCAAGATCGTGGAGTTTGCCAAGCGGTTGCCTGGCTTTACAGGGCTCAGCATTGCTGATCAGATAACTCTGCTCAAGGCTGCCTGCCTAGATATCCTG ATGCTGCGGATCTGCACAAGGTACACCCCAGAGCAGGACACTATGACCTTCTCCGACGGGCTGACCCTGAACCGGACCCAGATGCACAATGCCGGCTTCGGGCCCCTCACAGACCTTGTCTTTGCCTTTGCTGGGCAGCTCCTGCCCCTGGAGATGGATGACACCGAGACAGGGCTGCTCAGCGCCATCTGCCTCATCTGCGGAG ACCGCATGGACCTGGAGGAGCCCGAAAAAGTGGACAAGCTGCAGGAGCCACTGCTGGAAGCCCTGAGGCTATATGCCCGGCGCCGGCGGCCCAGCCAGCCCTACATGTTCCCAAGGATGCTCATGAAAATTACCGACCTCCGGGGCATCAGCACTAAGG GAGCTGAAAGGGCTATTACCCTGAAGATGGAGATTCCAGGCCCAATGCCTCCCCTAATCCGAGAGATGCTGGAGAACCCTGAAATGTTTGAGGATGACTCCTCGCAGCCTGGTCCCCATCCCAATGCCTCTAGCGAGGATGAGGTTCCCGGGGGCCAGGGCAAAGGGGGCCTGAAGTCCCCAGCCTGA
- the RARG gene encoding retinoic acid receptor gamma isoform X4 yields MAFTHGPRNKCTWGVCDEEAWISVGSFSPDPHITASLPAVETQSTSSEEMVPSSPSPPPPPRVYKPCFVCNDKSSGYHYGVSSCEGCKGFFRRSIQKNMVYTCHRDKNCIINKVTRNRCQYCRLQKCFEVGMSKEAVRNDRNKKKKEVKEEGSPDSYELSPQLEELITKVSKAHQETFPSLCQLGKYTTNSSADHRVQLDLGLWDKFSELATKCIIKIVEFAKRLPGFTGLSIADQITLLKAACLDILMLRICTRYTPEQDTMTFSDGLTLNRTQMHNAGFGPLTDLVFAFAGQLLPLEMDDTETGLLSAICLICGDRMDLEEPEKVDKLQEPLLEALRLYARRRRPSQPYMFPRMLMKITDLRGISTKGAERAITLKMEIPGPMPPLIREMLENPEMFEDDSSQPGPHPNASSEDEVPGGQGKGGLKSPA; encoded by the exons ATGGCTTTCACCCATGGGCCAAGGAACAAATGCACATGGGGTGTGTGTGATGAGGAAGCCTGGATATCTGTGGGGTCCTTCTCCCCTGACCCTCACATCACTGCTTCCCTCCCAGCGGTGGAGACACAGAGCACCAGCTCAGAGGAGATGGTGCCCAGCTCGCCCTCGCCCCCTCCGCCTCCTCGGGTCTACAAGCCATGCTTCGTGTGCAATGACAAGTCCTCTGGCTACCACTATGGGGTCAGCTCTTGTGAAGGCTGCAAG GGCTTCTTTCGCCGAAGCATCCAGAAGAACATGGTGTACACGTGTCATCGAGACAAAAACTGTATCATCAACAAGGTGACCAGGAATCGCTGCCAGTACTGCCGGCTACAGAAGTGCTTCGAAGTGGGCATGTCCAAGGAAG CTGTGCGAAATGACCggaacaagaagaagaaagaggtgaAGGAAGAAGGGTCACCTGACAGCTATGAGCTGAGCCCCCAATTAGAAGAGCTCATCACCAAGGTCAGCAAAGCCCATCAGGAGACCTTCCCCTCGCTCTGCCAGCTGGGCAAGTATACCACG AACTCCAGTGCAGACCACCGCGTGCAGCTAGATCTGGGGCTGTGGGACAAGTTCAGTGAGCTGGCCACCAAGTGCATCATCAAGATCGTGGAGTTTGCCAAGCGGTTGCCTGGCTTTACAGGGCTCAGCATTGCTGATCAGATAACTCTGCTCAAGGCTGCCTGCCTAGATATCCTG ATGCTGCGGATCTGCACAAGGTACACCCCAGAGCAGGACACTATGACCTTCTCCGACGGGCTGACCCTGAACCGGACCCAGATGCACAATGCCGGCTTCGGGCCCCTCACAGACCTTGTCTTTGCCTTTGCTGGGCAGCTCCTGCCCCTGGAGATGGATGACACCGAGACAGGGCTGCTCAGCGCCATCTGCCTCATCTGCGGAG ACCGCATGGACCTGGAGGAGCCCGAAAAAGTGGACAAGCTGCAGGAGCCACTGCTGGAAGCCCTGAGGCTATATGCCCGGCGCCGGCGGCCCAGCCAGCCCTACATGTTCCCAAGGATGCTCATGAAAATTACCGACCTCCGGGGCATCAGCACTAAGG GAGCTGAAAGGGCTATTACCCTGAAGATGGAGATTCCAGGCCCAATGCCTCCCCTAATCCGAGAGATGCTGGAGAACCCTGAAATGTTTGAGGATGACTCCTCGCAGCCTGGTCCCCATCCCAATGCCTCTAGCGAGGATGAGGTTCCCGGGGGCCAGGGCAAAGGGGGCCTGAAGTCCCCAGCCTGA